The following proteins are encoded in a genomic region of Terriglobales bacterium:
- the trmFO gene encoding methylenetetrahydrofolate--tRNA-(uracil(54)-C(5))-methyltransferase (FADH(2)-oxidizing) TrmFO — protein sequence MTEALRIRIIGGGLAGCEAAWQCASRGLEVELYEMRPVRSTPAHQTGDLAELVCSNSLKSDSENTAPWLLKEEMRRAGSLLLECARAVAVPAGHALAVDRAAFAAHVSRAIEAEPRIRLRREEVARIEEDDGLSIIATGPLTSDALSPEIARLTGAAHLAFYDSISPIVEADSIDMARVYFAARYDKGTPDYINCPFTNDEYDRFYDALIAAQSVDGHDWEKLNYFEGCLPIEEIARRGRETLRFGPMKPVGLRDPRTGRRPYAVVQLRRENLRADSYNLVGFQNHLKFGEQARVLRLIPGLENARFLRYGQIHRNTYINAPALLTETLALRAHPRVFFAGQISGVEGYVESIAAGLLAGLHVAALARGVAPPPAPRETALGSLVHYITHADARDFQPANITFDLLPPLEQRVRDRSERHSRQCRQALTAFDLWWGSTTAILPRARARVAS from the coding sequence GTGACTGAGGCTTTGAGAATCCGCATCATCGGTGGCGGGCTGGCGGGCTGCGAGGCGGCCTGGCAGTGCGCGAGCCGCGGCCTGGAGGTCGAGCTCTACGAAATGCGGCCGGTGCGCTCGACGCCGGCGCATCAGACCGGCGACCTCGCCGAGCTGGTCTGCTCGAACTCGCTCAAGAGTGACAGCGAAAACACCGCGCCCTGGCTGCTCAAGGAAGAAATGCGCCGCGCCGGGTCGCTGCTGCTGGAATGCGCCCGCGCGGTGGCCGTGCCGGCGGGACACGCGCTGGCCGTGGACCGCGCCGCCTTCGCCGCCCACGTCAGCCGCGCCATCGAAGCCGAGCCGCGGATTCGACTGCGGCGCGAGGAAGTCGCGCGCATCGAGGAAGACGACGGCCTCTCGATCATCGCCACCGGCCCGCTCACCTCCGATGCGCTTTCACCGGAGATTGCGCGCCTGACCGGCGCAGCGCACCTTGCCTTCTACGATTCCATCAGCCCCATCGTGGAGGCCGACTCCATCGACATGGCGCGGGTCTACTTCGCGGCGCGCTACGACAAGGGCACGCCCGATTACATCAACTGCCCGTTCACCAACGACGAGTACGACCGTTTCTATGACGCGCTGATCGCCGCCCAGTCCGTGGACGGCCACGACTGGGAGAAGCTCAACTACTTCGAAGGCTGCCTGCCCATCGAGGAGATTGCCCGTCGCGGCCGCGAAACGCTGCGCTTCGGACCCATGAAGCCGGTGGGCCTGCGCGATCCGCGCACCGGACGCCGGCCCTACGCCGTGGTGCAGCTCCGCCGCGAAAACCTGCGCGCCGATTCCTACAACCTGGTCGGTTTCCAGAACCACCTGAAGTTCGGCGAACAGGCTCGGGTACTTCGGCTCATCCCCGGCCTGGAGAACGCGCGCTTCCTGCGCTACGGCCAGATCCATCGCAACACGTACATCAATGCGCCTGCATTGCTTACGGAGACGCTGGCGCTGCGCGCCCATCCGCGCGTCTTCTTTGCCGGTCAGATTTCCGGCGTCGAGGGGTACGTGGAATCGATTGCCGCGGGACTGCTGGCCGGCCTGCACGTCGCAGCGCTTGCTCGCGGCGTTGCGCCGCCGCCCGCGCCGCGCGAGACCGCGCTGGGCTCACTGGTTCATTACATCACCCACGCCGATGCCCGCGACTTCCAGCCGGCCAACATCACCTTCGACCTGCTGCCGCCACTCGAACAGAGAGTCCGTGACCGCAGCGAGCGCCATAGCCGCCAGTGCCGGCAGGCGCTCACGGCTTTCGACCTGTGGTGGGGAAGTACAACTGCAATCCTCCCCCGTGCCCGCGCCAGAGTGGCCTCCTGA